One Malania oleifera isolate guangnan ecotype guangnan chromosome 10, ASM2987363v1, whole genome shotgun sequence genomic region harbors:
- the LOC131166771 gene encoding uncharacterized protein LOC131166771 gives MGYDKGNEGWYFKICRPQRALATPTAAPPPRTHDQGSSQVRYGIQSIKEKVNSLDQRITRIEEHQEKSSRGVDPMDINSAPRSEDDSSEKEIEDEEEESEEEESEEEEGQEESQEDEEKYEDEETRVGD, from the exons ATGGGGTACGACAAAGGCAATGAGGGTTGGTACTTTAAGATTTGTAGACCTCAACGTGCTCTAGCAACCCCAACAGCAGCTCCTCCTCCTCGTACACATGATCAGGGATCTTCACAAG TGCGATACGGGATTCAGAGTATCAAGGAGAAAGTCAACTCACTTGATCAACGCATAACTCGGATTGAGGAACATCAAGAAAAATCTTCTAGGGGTGTTGATCCCATGGACATCAACTCAGCTCCTCGTAGTGAAGATGATAGTTCTGAAAAAGAAATTGAGGACGAAGAAGAAGAATCTGAGGAAGAAGAATCTGAGGAAGAAGAAGGTCAAGAAGAAAGTCAAGAAGACGAAGAAAAATATGAAGATGAAGAAACTAGAGTAGGTGACTAG